The following are encoded together in the Lagopus muta isolate bLagMut1 chromosome 7, bLagMut1 primary, whole genome shotgun sequence genome:
- the JCAD gene encoding junctional protein associated with coronary artery disease isoform X3, translating to MQGLTAAHGAPRHPKDAQMKVGLSTEYVRRSGLPESCEGPGDCKWQNMRTESWNQPKKVGRQMSDGDREKLLQELYSLTLGDDVLGSHNKGKSQSLPRVLLQESMRCVEMPSVTNSNNSLSVSKAPSYPSHRLTVESAKHHETGGHFLPLVKPKYGRPLKPPSYELQRQSRTAETGFQDHYQKDEPISYLAKASEPRQDACVHDPGLEPPVYVPPPSYKSPPHHTVSPHPLSEVPNNATYASSDQQDTAERAVACQRPAVNSVEMGAAPCKDNHLPPGKQSHSRRPADFLRSVQYIPFDDPRIRHIKIAPPDGLQGNIKYIENAHSPSSGTSQERDLEVQYNSAFLDASHLAGSVKEERTSDSSTHSSRWLAPSVRDQENCALLDQRDSCSTANHSPCNKASTEYTKGKPLVRNSHMDSTCETVTKVKKFEPGTGMQSKKSSKKKMNETIFCLVSIPVKSESNLPDTDRNNNITQSPDKNRFDNNGALQEQSLLSMSSTDLELQALTGSMTNKNELQKQELWRPEEFKQMNDLRFIQPAKHRELKYSGSWPGDQYKDQQTQTSFSEEPKNPQIFHGPKPGQPSSNKSLSPKQLGCTASTAGSKQTGSPSDDRGCIQGAYGMKGQMYLSQSSNSAFSRTATSVPQASSPKGHQSQPLPAQEREAGVIPKADVVKGGAGAPCNSKELFGQFLLKPVSRRPWDAISELESFNKELQGQEESMSSEEDLESAGASPQPHALPQRRSPRNGNQEPKRDGKLETVVPEVPVFKSGRVKSKSESWSTGTEHGAEMSCVGSQCSSQPGGSNEGVRPADGSLITEMRTGEAKNRANSQPIRTGPVKRFLSSSPSSSYHGNPFNNPVLQEMSEDQNYLDFVKLSKGAAPQNDTKFERGSVVRLSLTKRNQGCSEPDLRAVGLDTASGPGASNSDYSSNENSVEIPVNESLQARAARILGIEIAVESLLPDDHVGPQPGTRPANNAHDFGSSAESTVSGKEGKKDSSYESRRKCGWTESALFVGERDQSLYPDECQTTHQESSTKMLVEEQAFEQPERPSQGGDQKLVSKPTVCQHSEKRVRSTSKVIETLQGKLTSPPSRTAMDRLVRMKEVDSVSRMRRLSIKSADSGEEVDEEKLAKVHEERGSKLATSGTVSKRVVSLSENGYLGGMDKKKIDRDFSLDTYDPTKVEKV from the coding sequence ATGCAGGGTCTGACCGCGGCCCACGGGGCACCCAGGCACCCCAAGGATGCCCAGATGAAAGTGGGGTTGAGCACAGAGTACGTCAGGAGAAGTGGATTGCCCGAGAGCTGTGAGGGGCCTGGAGACTGCAAATGGCAGAACATGAGAACAGAAAGCTGGAACCAGCCAAAAAAGGTAGGAAGGCAAATGTCGGATGGTGACAGAGAGAAACTGCTCCAAGAGCTGTATTCGCTGACTCTGGGAGACGATGTCTTAGGCTCCCACAACAAAGGGAAATCGCAGTCCTTGCCGAGAGTCCTTCTGCAGGAGAGCATGAGGTGTGTGGAAATGCCCTCCGTGACCAACAGCAACAACTCCCTCAGCGTAAGTAAAGCCCCTTCCTATCCTTCACACAGATTGACTGTGGAATCGGCCAAGCACCATGAAACGGGAGGCCATTtccttcccctggtgaagcccAAGTATGGGAGACCTCTGAAGCCTCCATCCTATGAACTGCAGCGACAGAGCAGAACTGCCGAAACTGGTTTTCAGGACCACTACCAGAAGGATGAACCCATTTCTTATTTAGCCAAAGCAAGTGAGCCGAGGCAAGATGCTTGTGTTCATGATCCTGGTTTGGAGCCCCCGGTCTATGTACCTCCTCCTTCTTACAAATCCCCACCTCACCATACCGTGAGCCCACATCCCCTCAGTGAAGTGCCTAACAATGCCACGTATGCCAGCAGTGATCAGCAGGACACTGCAGAGCGGGCTGTTGCCTGCCAACGACCAGCTGTGAACAGTGTTGAAATGGGAGCTGCTCCTTGCAAAGACAACCATCTTCCTCCTGGGAAGCAAAGCCATTCGAGGCGCCCCGCTGACTTCCTGCGTTCTGTTCAGTATATTCCCTTTGATGATCCTCGGATACGGCACATTAAAATTGCACCACCCGATGGTCTGCAGGGCAACATTAAATACATTGAAAATGCACATAGTCCCAGTTCCGGTACTTCGCAAGAGAGAGATCTTGAAGTACAGTACAACAGTGCCTTTTTGGATGCATCACACTTAGCCGGTTctgtaaaggaagaaagaacttCTGACAGCTCCACCCACAGCAGCAGATGGTTGGCACCATCCGTCCGAGATCAGGAAAATTGTGCCTTGCTGGACCAAAGAGACAGTTGTAGCACAGCTAATCACAGCCCCTGTAACAAAGCCAGCACAGAGTACACAAAAGGCAAACCTCTTGTAAGAAACTCACATATGGACAGCACCTGTGAGACCGTTACAAAAGTGAAAAAGTTTGAACCTGGAACTGGGATGCAGAGCAAAAAgagttcaaagaaaaaaatgaatgaaactaTATTTTGTTTGGTCTCTATCCCAGTTAAATCAGAATCAAATCTGCCAGATACAGATAGGAACAACAACATAACCCAGAGCCCTGATAAGAACAGGTTTGATAACAATGGGGCTTTGCAAGAACAAAGTCTCTTAAGTATGTCTTCAACTGACTTGGAGTTACAAGCTCTTACAGGAAGCATGACCAATAAAAATGAGTTACAAAAACAAGAGCTGTGGAGACCAGAAGAGTTCAAACAAATGAATGACCTCAGATTTATTCAGCCTGCAAAACACAGAGAGCTCAAATACTCTGGCTCCTGGCCAGGTGATCAGTACAAAGACCAGCAAACACAGACCAGTTTCTCTGAAGAACCTAAAAACCCACAGATTTTCCATGGTCCAAAGCCTGGGCAACCCAGCAGTAACAAATCGCTGTCTCCAAAGCAACTAGGATGTACGGCATCCACAGCTGGGTCGAAACAGACAGGGTCACCTTCTGATGACAGAGGCTGCATACAGGGTGCGTATGGCATGAAGGGGCAGATGTACCTCAGCCAGTCCAGCAACAGCGCATTTTCTAGAACTGCCACCTCCGTCCCACAGGCCTCCTCACCCAAGGGCCACCAGAGccagcccctgcctgcccaGGAGCGGGAAGCTGGCGTTATTCCCAAGGCTGATGTAGTTAAGGGAGGAGCAGGAGCTCCTTGCAACAGTAAAGAGCTGTTTGGGCAGTTCCTTCTGAAGCCTGTCAGCCGCCGACCATGGGATGCAATAAGTGAGCTAGAAAGTTTTAACAAGGAGCTGCAAGGGCAGGAAGAGAGCATGAGCAGTGAGGAAGACTTGGAAAGTGCAGGAGCTTCTCCGCAGCCACATGCCCTTCCACAGAGAAGGTCACCTAGAAATGGGAACCAAGAACCAAAACGCGATGGGAAGTTGGAAACAGTTGTGCCAGAGGTGCCCGTATTCAAGTCAGGGAGAGTTAAAAGTAAGTCTGAAAGTTGGAGCACAGGGACAGAGCATGGTGCTGAGATGAGCTGTGTTGGCTCTCAGTGCTCTTCACAGCCAGGAGGGAGCAATGAAGGAGTCAGACCAGCAGATGGAAGTCTGATAACAGAAATGAGGACGGGGGAAGCCAAGAATAGAGCAAACAGCCAGCCAATTCGCACAGGACCTGTCAAGAGATTCTTGTCTAGTAGCCCAAGCAGCTCCTACCATGGTAATCCTTTCAATAATCCTGTCTTACAGGAGATGAGCGAAGACCAAAATTATCTAGACTTTGTTAAACTGAGCAAAGGTGCGGCTCCCCAAAATGATACAAAATTCGAGAGAGGCTCAGTTGTACGCTTGTCCTTAACCAAGAGGAACCAAGGGTGCTCTGAGCCAGATTTGAGGGCAGTGGGACTTGATACAGCCTCAGGCCCTGGTGCTAGCAATTCTGATTActcttcaaatgaaaattctgtGGAAATCCCTGTGAATGAGTCCTTGCAGGCAAGAGCTGCAAGAATTTTAGGCATAGAAATAGCAGTGGAATCTCTCCTTCCAGATGACCACGTTGGGCCCCAGCCAGGCACAAGGCCTGCAAACAATGCCCATGACTTTGGGTCATCAGCAGAGAGCACTGTAAGtggcaaagaaggaaaaaaagacagttctTATGAAAGCAGACGTAAGTGTGGGTGGACAGAGAGTGCTCTCTTTGTTGGAGAAAGGGACCAATCGTTATACCCTGATGAATGCCAGACCACTCACCAGGAAAGCAGCACTAAAATGTTGGTGGAGGAGCAAGCGTTTGAACAACCTGAGAGGCCCAGCCAAGGTGGAGACCAAAAGTTGGTATCCAAACCAACTGTGTGTCAGCACTCAGAAAAGAGAGTGAGGAGCACCTCAAAAGTGATAGAGACACTACAAGGCAAGCTCACATCTCCACCAAGCCGGACTGCCATGGATCGCTTAGTGCGAATGAAAGAAGTCGACTCTGTGTCCCGGATGAGACGTCTGAGCATTAAAAGTGCAGACTCAGGAGAGGAGGTGGACGAGGAGAAGCTGGCAAAGGTACATGAGGAGAGAGGAAGCAAACTGGCAACTTCAGGGACTGTGTCCAAGCGTGTTGTCTCTCTCAGTGAAAATGGATATTTAGGTGGAATGGACAAGAAGAAAATCGACAGAGATTTTTCCTTAG